In the Leishmania donovani BPK282A1 complete genome, chromosome 29 genome, one interval contains:
- a CDS encoding cofilin-like protein, which produces MAISGVTLEENVRGAIDDLRMKKSRYVMMCIGADGKKIEVTEVGERSVNYTDLKEKFSTEKPCYVAFDFEYNDAGSKREKLILIQWIPDTARPREKMMYSASRDALSSVSEGYLPIQANDESGLDAEEIIRKVRLHRSV; this is translated from the coding sequence ATGGCGATATCTGGTGTTACGCTCGAGGAAAACGTCCGCGGCGCGATCGATGATCTGCGCATGAAGAAGAGCCGCTACGTCATGATGTGTATCGGTGCGGACGGAAAGAAGATTGAGGTGACAGAGGTTGGTGAGCGCAGCGTGAATTACACCGATTTGAAGGAAAAGTTCTCGACGGAGAAGCCGTGCTACGTGGCCTTCGACTTTGAGTATAACGACGCTGGGTCGAAGCGCGAGAAGCTTATCCTCATTCAATGGATCCCCGACACTGCGAGGCCGCGCGAAAAGATGATGTACAGCGCGAGCCGAGATGCTCTGAGCTCCGTGTCGGAGGGCTACCTCCCCATCCAGGCGAACGATGAATCCGGGTTGGATGCCGAAGAAATCATCCGCAAGGTAAGGCTCCATCGTAGCGTGTAA